The Rhododendron vialii isolate Sample 1 chromosome 8a, ASM3025357v1 genome has a window encoding:
- the LOC131297891 gene encoding uncharacterized protein LOC131297891 isoform X2 — protein sequence MGKSEKHRLHLQQRQQTLQRNNRSQTGSTILCERCSVALRRIGREFNLKCLVVLIFSFSVFLSAVFWILPLRSTAPGFDAKNAIQLAATVQASFRLQKSVSMLIPQIGRLEYDIYSEIGVPYTKVSILSMHQADESDWTNVVFGVLSDPVDVAINPVSLSVLRSSLIELFLQQSNLTLTNSIFGEPSSLEILKSPGGITVIPDQSASIWQISQTLFNFTLHNSICEVIENLSDLKKQLKSGLRLRSYENIYVQLTNRNGSTRDPPVTVQAAIMSNFGSLLPQRLKQLAQTIEGSPPSNNLGLNNTVFGKVKEVRLSSFLNCTVLATSPTPSPAPAPENNDYYDSPISPLYSPAPGPNFQRHLPPCVNCDASSPSTDDNYPYSPSPESYPHRSLPPISSSSAPSIARNQPPRSSPHHGSTIPPRPSAFPPRAPHSYPPHAGPTPLLSPDLSPLPVVSYGSTPRREKGNAKGPVSPPLVSPSVSPSPSSSNTGPNLNYKEIWLFGFFGLLTFHLLC from the exons ATGGGTAAATCGGAAAAACACCGATTACATCTGCAGCAGCGACAGCAGACTCTTCAACGGAATAATCGATCGCAAACCGGTTCGACCATCCTGTGCGAGAGATGTTCGGTGGCCCTGCGTAGAATCGGCCGTGAGTTCAATCTCAAATGCCTAGTCGTTTTGATTTTCAGCTTCTCCGTGTTCCTATCGGCCGTTTTCTGGATCCTCCCTCTTCGCTCCACCGCTCCTGGGTTCGATGCGAAAAACGCAATCCAGCTCGCTG CTACTGTTCAGGCTTCATTCAGACTGCAAAAGTCAGTTTCAATGCTTATACCGCAAATTGGAAGATTAGAGTATGATATATATAGCGAAATAGGTGTCCCTTATACAAAGGTTT CTATCCTATCCATGCATCAGGCGGATGAATCTGACTGGACCAACGTGGTGTTTGGTGTTCTTTCTGATCCAGTTGATGTTGCCATTAACCCAGTGTCCCTAAGCGTGCTGAGATCCTCTTTAATAGAGTTGTTCCTTCAGCAGTCCAATTTGACTTTGACAAATTCAATTTTCGGGGAGCCTTCTTCTCTAGAAATTTTGAAATCTCCAGGGGGAATCACTGTGATCCCTGACCAGTCTGCTTCCATTTGGCAGATATCCCAAACCCTTTTTAATTTTACTCTACACAATTCTATATGTGAAGTAATCGAAAATCTTTCAGACTTGAAGAAACAGCTGAAATCAGGGTTGCGTCTGAGGTCTTACGAG AATATTTACGTGCAGTTAACAAACAGAAACGGCTCAACGAGAGATCCTCCGGTTACGGTTCAGGCTGCTATTATGTCCAATTTTGGGAGCCTTTTGCCCCAGAGATTAAAGCAATTGGCTCAAACAATAGAAGGGTCTCCTCCTTCAAATAATCTGGGCCTTAATAACACAGTCTTTGGTAAAGTTAAGGAAGTCAGGTTATCCTCTTTCCTAAATTGTACCGTTCTTGCAACCTCACCAACCCCTTCTCCGGCCCCAGCTCCGGAGAATAATGATTACTATGATTCCCCAATTTCTCCATTGTACTCTCCCGCTCCCGGGCCAAATTTTCAGCGTCACTTACCACCATGTGTAAACTGTGATGCGTCTTCACCATCTACTGATGATAACTACCCGTATTCACCAAGCCCTGAAAGTTATCCCCACCGTTCCTTACCTCCCATTTCAAGTTCTTCTGCACCTTCAATCGCAAGGAATCAGCCCCCTCGCTCTAGTCCCCATCATGGTTCAACAATTCCACCAAGACCCTCAGCCTTTCCTCCGCGTGCTCCTCATTCGTATCCACCTCATGCGGGTCCCACACCATTGTTGTCCCCGGATCTTTCTCCTTTACCTGTTGTATCCTACGGATCCACGCCAAGACGGGAGAAGGGGAATGCAAAAGGGCCAGTGTCTCCACCACTTGTCTCGCCTTCAGTCTCGCCATCTCCATCAT
- the LOC131297891 gene encoding uncharacterized protein LOC131297891 isoform X1, translating into MGKSEKHRLHLQQRQQTLQRNNRSQTGSTILCERCSVALRRIGREFNLKCLVVLIFSFSVFLSAVFWILPLRSTAPGFDAKNAIQLAATVQASFRLQKSVSMLIPQIGRLEYDIYSEIGVPYTKVAILSMHQADESDWTNVVFGVLSDPVDVAINPVSLSVLRSSLIELFLQQSNLTLTNSIFGEPSSLEILKSPGGITVIPDQSASIWQISQTLFNFTLHNSICEVIENLSDLKKQLKSGLRLRSYENIYVQLTNRNGSTRDPPVTVQAAIMSNFGSLLPQRLKQLAQTIEGSPPSNNLGLNNTVFGKVKEVRLSSFLNCTVLATSPTPSPAPAPENNDYYDSPISPLYSPAPGPNFQRHLPPCVNCDASSPSTDDNYPYSPSPESYPHRSLPPISSSSAPSIARNQPPRSSPHHGSTIPPRPSAFPPRAPHSYPPHAGPTPLLSPDLSPLPVVSYGSTPRREKGNAKGPVSPPLVSPSVSPSPSSSNTGPNLNYKEIWLFGFFGLLTFHLLC; encoded by the exons ATGGGTAAATCGGAAAAACACCGATTACATCTGCAGCAGCGACAGCAGACTCTTCAACGGAATAATCGATCGCAAACCGGTTCGACCATCCTGTGCGAGAGATGTTCGGTGGCCCTGCGTAGAATCGGCCGTGAGTTCAATCTCAAATGCCTAGTCGTTTTGATTTTCAGCTTCTCCGTGTTCCTATCGGCCGTTTTCTGGATCCTCCCTCTTCGCTCCACCGCTCCTGGGTTCGATGCGAAAAACGCAATCCAGCTCGCTG CTACTGTTCAGGCTTCATTCAGACTGCAAAAGTCAGTTTCAATGCTTATACCGCAAATTGGAAGATTAGAGTATGATATATATAGCGAAATAGGTGTCCCTTATACAAAG GTAGCTATCCTATCCATGCATCAGGCGGATGAATCTGACTGGACCAACGTGGTGTTTGGTGTTCTTTCTGATCCAGTTGATGTTGCCATTAACCCAGTGTCCCTAAGCGTGCTGAGATCCTCTTTAATAGAGTTGTTCCTTCAGCAGTCCAATTTGACTTTGACAAATTCAATTTTCGGGGAGCCTTCTTCTCTAGAAATTTTGAAATCTCCAGGGGGAATCACTGTGATCCCTGACCAGTCTGCTTCCATTTGGCAGATATCCCAAACCCTTTTTAATTTTACTCTACACAATTCTATATGTGAAGTAATCGAAAATCTTTCAGACTTGAAGAAACAGCTGAAATCAGGGTTGCGTCTGAGGTCTTACGAG AATATTTACGTGCAGTTAACAAACAGAAACGGCTCAACGAGAGATCCTCCGGTTACGGTTCAGGCTGCTATTATGTCCAATTTTGGGAGCCTTTTGCCCCAGAGATTAAAGCAATTGGCTCAAACAATAGAAGGGTCTCCTCCTTCAAATAATCTGGGCCTTAATAACACAGTCTTTGGTAAAGTTAAGGAAGTCAGGTTATCCTCTTTCCTAAATTGTACCGTTCTTGCAACCTCACCAACCCCTTCTCCGGCCCCAGCTCCGGAGAATAATGATTACTATGATTCCCCAATTTCTCCATTGTACTCTCCCGCTCCCGGGCCAAATTTTCAGCGTCACTTACCACCATGTGTAAACTGTGATGCGTCTTCACCATCTACTGATGATAACTACCCGTATTCACCAAGCCCTGAAAGTTATCCCCACCGTTCCTTACCTCCCATTTCAAGTTCTTCTGCACCTTCAATCGCAAGGAATCAGCCCCCTCGCTCTAGTCCCCATCATGGTTCAACAATTCCACCAAGACCCTCAGCCTTTCCTCCGCGTGCTCCTCATTCGTATCCACCTCATGCGGGTCCCACACCATTGTTGTCCCCGGATCTTTCTCCTTTACCTGTTGTATCCTACGGATCCACGCCAAGACGGGAGAAGGGGAATGCAAAAGGGCCAGTGTCTCCACCACTTGTCTCGCCTTCAGTCTCGCCATCTCCATCAT
- the LOC131297892 gene encoding large ribosomal subunit protein uL6m-like isoform X1, whose translation MSYLERMWYNLGSTHTGVAYSYLLRAISIPIIMEAKFFRFLKIVGVGFKARAESEGRLLYLKLGYSHEVELTVPPAVRVFCFKPNIVCCTGIDKQRVHQFAAAVHSCKPPEVYKGKGIMYVDEVIKKKQGK comes from the exons ATGAGTTATTTAGAAAGGATGTGGTACAATCTAGGAAGCACCCATACGGGTGTGGCCTACAGCTATTTGCTACGG GCAATTTCCATACCTATCATTATGGAAGCTAAGTTCTTCCGTTTTCTTAAGATTGTGGGTGTTGGTTTCAAGGCTAGGGCTGAGTCAGAAGGCCGTCTCTTGTACCTAAAACTGGGATACAGCCATGAGGTTGAGTTGACAGTGCCTCCAGCTGTCCGTGTGTTTTGCTTCAAACCCAATATAGTTTGCTGCACTGGGATTGACAAGCAAAGAGTGCATCAATTTGCTGCTGCTGTTCATAGTTGTAAGCCTCCTGAAGTTTACAAAGGGAAGGGTATAATGTATGTTGATGAAGtcataaaaaagaaacaaggaaaGTAG
- the LOC131297892 gene encoding large ribosomal subunit protein uL6m-like isoform X2, producing MEAKFFRFLKIVGVGFKARAESEGRLLYLKLGYSHEVELTVPPAVRVFCFKPNIVCCTGIDKQRVHQFAAAVHSCKPPEVYKGKGIMYVDEVIKKKQGK from the coding sequence ATGGAAGCTAAGTTCTTCCGTTTTCTTAAGATTGTGGGTGTTGGTTTCAAGGCTAGGGCTGAGTCAGAAGGCCGTCTCTTGTACCTAAAACTGGGATACAGCCATGAGGTTGAGTTGACAGTGCCTCCAGCTGTCCGTGTGTTTTGCTTCAAACCCAATATAGTTTGCTGCACTGGGATTGACAAGCAAAGAGTGCATCAATTTGCTGCTGCTGTTCATAGTTGTAAGCCTCCTGAAGTTTACAAAGGGAAGGGTATAATGTATGTTGATGAAGtcataaaaaagaaacaaggaaaGTAG
- the LOC131297895 gene encoding ADP-ribosylation factor-like protein 2, with protein sequence MGLLSIIRKIKRKEKEMRILMVGLDNSGKTTIVLKINGEDTSVISPTLGFNIKTITYDKYTLNIWDVGGQRTIRSYWRNYFEQTDGLVWVVDSSDLRRLDDCKFELHNLLKEERLSGASLLILANKQDIQGALSPHEIAKVLNLEGLDKTRHWEIVGCSAYTGAGLLEGFDWLVQDIASRIYMLD encoded by the exons ATGGGGCTGCTTAGCATCATTCGAAAGATCAAGcggaaagagaaagaaatgcGAATACTGATGGT GGGACTTGATAACTCAGGGAAGACGACAATTGTGCTGAAAATCAATGGTGAGGACACAAGCGTTATCAGTCCTACGCTGGGATTCAACATCAAGACCATCACTTACGACAA GTATACCCTGAATATATGGGATGTTGGGGGCCAAAGGACAATCAGATCATACTGGAGGAACTACTTCGAGCAAACTGACGGTTTGGTGTGGGTTGTTGATAGTTCAGATCTAAGAAGGCTTGATGACTGCAAATTTGAACTTCACAATCTGTTGAAGGAAGAg AGGCTATCAGGAGCATCACTACTAATTCTAGCCAATAAACAAGACATACAAGGTGCTCTATCGCCACATGAAATAGCTAAG GTGCTCAACCTTGAAGGGCTGGATAAAACTCGACACTGGGAAATTGTGGGCTGTAGCGCATACACTGGGGCTGGCTTACTTGAAGGGTTCGACTGGTTGGTTCAAGACATTGCCTCTCGAATCTATATGCTTGATTAA
- the LOC131297893 gene encoding protein ALP1-like yields the protein MARLNRTEIRRREEEEAFIALNMYIRAAMGVFRMYCFIVSTAHYPRPELSPNPNYYQTQVDAVNRLVNGNEVDCHEQLRVNRHTFFRLCCLLRGVGLGDSRNVCLEERVAIFLFILGHHTKQRRTKLHFWRSTETVSRHFNVILQGVLRLFDMLLVRPEPVPPNYDDSRWSWFQNCLGALDGTYVPVNPPAVDRPRYRSRKGEIATNVLGVCSRDLKFVFVLSGWEGSATDSRILANAISRPDGLRVPRGQYYLVDAGYQNAEGFLAPYRGQRYHINIWRQGHMPTTKEEYFNMKHSAARNVIERSFGVLKMRFAILRSHSYYPIRTQTRIVTACCLLHNLIKKEMPNDPIENEYTAWEHDHIHDVEADDHITTIETSNQWTGERDALATAMYNHWLGNGGGQEVFPP from the exons ATGGCAAGATTAAACAGAACAGAAataaggagaagagaagaggaagaggcatTTATTGCGTTAAATATGTACATTCGTGCTGCAATGGGTGTGTTTCGGATGTATTGCTTCATTGTGTCAACGGCACATTATCCCCGTCCTGAGTTGTCTCCTAATCCAAACTACTACCAGACCCAAGTAGATGCCGTCAATAGGCTTGTCAATGGTAATGAAGTAGATTGCCACGAGCAGTTAAGGGTAAATAGACATACATTTTTTAGGTTGTGCTGTCTACTTCGAGGTGTTGGGTTAGGAGACTCGCGAAATGTTTGTCTTGAGGAGAGGGTAGCCATTTTTTTGTTCATCCTCGGTCACCATACAAAACAGAGGCGTACGAAATTGCACTTTTGGAGATCGACTGAAACTGTAAGCAGACATTTCAATGTCATACTCCAAGGTGTGTTGCGCCTTTTCGACATGCTCCTAGTCAGGCCCGAGCCCGTACCTCCTAACTACGATGACAGTAGATGGAGTTGGTTTCAG AATTGTCTCGGGGCATTGGACGGGACGTACGTGCCAGTTAATCCCCCGGCAGTTGACAGGCCACGCTATAGGTCAAGGAAGGGTGAGATTGCCACAAATGTTTTAGGTGTTTGTAGTCGAGACCTAAAGTTTGTCTTTGTCTTGTCTGGTTGGGAAGGGTCGGCCACTGACTCTAGGATCTTGGCGAACGCCATTTCAAGACCCGATGGTTTGAGAGTCCCCCGTG GACAATACTACCTTGTGGATGCCGGATACCAAAATGCTGAGGGTTTCCTAGCACCGTACCGCGGCCAGCGATATCACATTAACATTTGGAGGCAAGGTCACATGCCTACTACGAAAGAGGAGTACTTCAACATGAAGCACTCCGCTGCTAGGAATGTGATTGAGAGAAGCTTTGGTGTGTTGAAGATGCGATTTGCAATATTGAGATCTCACTCCTATTACCCCATTAGGACTCAAACACGTATCGTGACAGCATGTTGTCTTCTCCACAACCTCATCAAAAAAGAGATGCCCAACGATCCCATTGAGAACGAATACACGGCATGGGAACATGATCACATACACGATGTCGAGGCAGATGATCACATCACTACCATAGAAACTTCCAATCAATGGACCGGGGAGAGGGATGCGTTGGCTACAGCCATGTACAACCATTGGCTAGGAAATGGTGGGGGACAAGAGGTTTTCCCACCATGA
- the LOC131297894 gene encoding uncharacterized protein At2g29880-like, with product MDTQEGHMPTRKAAKTRRVWRKSEEDALMKCMVTEIDDKWRAENGFKPGFFTVLEKEMDKVMPESKLKASPHIDSKVKYWRQTYAKITDILKLSGFGWDHVNKRIEVDDEVWKIYEEAYPRKAKEVGGKRFPYFEDWEFLFGKDRANGEGAEVPSEMARSQTNENAAHNEDIEENEDCYYPYFGEEFHGTPTSGLTGMPNEIPLGSTPPASTPPASTPPTSTPSLSTSSHSARRTSLPTSTPRTSTPPANAGTQGGKRGHEWVMWDPLLLAWRYGSRRVIVIWRKSPMQWGIRKTYPLAARKCRRSLKSLT from the exons aTGGATACCCAAGAAGGTCATATGCCTACAAGAAAGGCTGCAAAGACGCGTAGGGTGTGGAGGAAATCCGAAGAGGATGCCCTCATGAAATGCATGGTCACAGAAATCGATGACAAATGGAGGGCggagaatgggttcaaacctgGGTTCTTCACCGTACTTGAGAAAGAGATGGACAAGGTCATGCCGGAGAGCAAACTGAAGGCCTCCCCCCACATTGACTCCAAAGTGAAGTATTGGAGACAAACTTATGCCAAAATAACGGACATTCTAAAACTTAGTGGGTTTGGGTGGGACCATGTTAACAAAAGGATTGAAGTGGATGATGAAGTTTGGAAAATCTACGAAGAG GCGTACCCTAGGAAGGCCAAAGAGGTTGGTGGGAAACGTTTCCCTTATTTTGAGGATTGGGAATTCCTATTCGGAAAGGATAGGGCCAATGGAGAAGGGGCGGAGGTTCCTTCGGAAATGGCGCGATCgcaaacaaatgaaaatgcagCCCATAATGAAGACATTGAGGAGAATGAGGATTGCTACTATCCATACTTCGGTGAAGAATTTCATGGCACCCCCACAAGTGGACTCACGGGAATGCCCAATGAGATTCCTTTGGGCTCGACACCTCCGGCCTCCACACCTCCGGCCTCCACACCTCCGACCTCCACACCTTCGCTCTCTACGTCTTCACACTCCGCACGTCGTACGTCACTCCCGACGTCCACTCCTCGGACCTCCACACCTCCGGCTAATGCTGGAACTCAAGGGGGAAAAAGAGGACACGAATGGGTGATGTGGGATCCCTTGCTGCTAGCATGGAGGTATGGCTCGAGAAGAGTGATAGTCATATGGAGAAAATCACCAATGCAATGGGGTATTCGAAAGACGTATCCGCTCGCCGCACGCAAGTGCCGCAGGAGCTTGAAAAGCTTAACTTGA